A genomic segment from Mucilaginibacter terrenus encodes:
- the glmS gene encoding glutamine--fructose-6-phosphate transaminase (isomerizing), translating into MCGIVGYIGFRDAYPIIIKGLHRLEYRGYDSAGIALAEKGLKVYKKAGKVSDLEDFVKGITFTATAGMGHTRWATHGPPSDRNSHPHSSGDRKLTIIHNGIIENYGVIKEALLAKGHVFKSDTDTEVLIHLVEDIQKSTGLDLNEAVRLALNRVVGAYAIVVMSADRPDELIAARKGSPMVIGVGKGEYLIASDATPIVEYTKNVIYLNDNEIAYIKRDDLLIKNIDNTVQTPYIQELSLKLEMLEKGGYDHFMMKEIYEQPRSIRDCLRGRIYPGRGEVQLGGIKEYADKLRNVDRIIIVACGTSWHAGLVGEYLIEEFARVPVEVEYASEFRYRNPIITSKDLVIAISQSGETADTMAAIELAKERGATIFGICNVVGASIPRLTHAGVYTHAGPEIGVASTKAFTAQVSVLTLMAFYIAQQRGTITRNKSVEYLTELNEIPDLVERALKANDQVIAIAERFKDSPNCLFLGRGSSFPVALEGALKLKEISYIHAEGYPAAEMKHGPIALIDADMPVIFIATKNSSYEKVVSNIQEVKARGGHVIAIVSEGDTDVKEMAEYVIEIPQTSETFVPLLATIPLQLLAYHIAVMRGCNVDQPRNLAKSVTVE; encoded by the coding sequence ATGTGCGGAATTGTTGGTTACATAGGCTTTCGTGATGCTTATCCTATTATTATAAAAGGCCTGCACAGGTTAGAGTACAGGGGTTATGACAGCGCAGGTATTGCTCTTGCAGAAAAGGGGCTGAAAGTTTATAAAAAGGCAGGGAAGGTAAGTGACCTGGAAGATTTCGTTAAAGGAATTACCTTTACTGCTACCGCAGGGATGGGCCACACCCGTTGGGCCACACACGGCCCGCCAAGCGACCGCAACTCGCACCCGCACTCATCCGGTGATCGTAAGCTGACTATTATACACAATGGGATTATAGAAAATTACGGGGTTATTAAAGAAGCCCTGCTGGCTAAGGGACATGTTTTTAAAAGCGATACAGATACAGAGGTGTTGATACACCTGGTAGAAGATATACAAAAAAGCACTGGTCTTGACCTAAATGAAGCTGTGCGGCTGGCATTGAACCGCGTGGTTGGCGCTTACGCTATCGTTGTAATGAGTGCTGACAGGCCGGATGAGCTAATTGCTGCACGCAAGGGTAGCCCAATGGTAATAGGAGTTGGCAAAGGAGAATACTTGATAGCATCTGATGCAACACCTATAGTTGAGTATACCAAAAACGTCATCTATTTAAATGATAATGAAATAGCTTATATAAAACGCGATGACCTGCTGATCAAGAACATTGATAATACCGTACAAACCCCTTATATACAAGAGTTATCTTTAAAGCTGGAAATGCTGGAGAAAGGCGGCTACGACCACTTCATGATGAAGGAGATATACGAGCAGCCGCGGTCTATACGTGATTGCCTGCGTGGGCGTATATACCCGGGCAGGGGAGAGGTACAGCTTGGCGGTATAAAGGAGTACGCGGATAAGCTGAGAAATGTTGACCGTATAATCATTGTTGCTTGCGGTACATCCTGGCATGCCGGACTTGTTGGTGAATACTTGATAGAAGAGTTCGCACGTGTTCCGGTAGAAGTTGAGTATGCTTCGGAGTTCAGGTACCGTAACCCCATCATCACATCTAAGGACCTTGTAATCGCAATATCGCAGTCAGGCGAAACTGCTGATACCATGGCTGCAATTGAACTTGCTAAAGAAAGAGGTGCCACTATCTTTGGTATTTGTAATGTAGTGGGGGCATCTATACCGAGGCTTACACATGCCGGGGTATACACTCACGCAGGACCAGAAATTGGTGTAGCATCTACCAAGGCGTTTACTGCGCAGGTGTCGGTATTAACGCTTATGGCTTTTTACATTGCACAGCAACGAGGAACCATTACACGCAACAAGTCTGTAGAGTATCTTACAGAACTAAATGAGATACCTGATCTGGTGGAACGCGCACTGAAAGCTAACGATCAGGTGATAGCTATTGCCGAAAGATTTAAAGATTCTCCAAACTGTTTATTTTTGGGCAGGGGTAGTTCCTTCCCCGTTGCGTTGGAGGGCGCTTTAAAGCTCAAGGAGATATCTTACATACATGCGGAAGGTTATCCCGCTGCGGAGATGAAACATGGCCCTATCGCGTTAATTGATGCCGATATGCCGGTGATCTTTATCGCTACAAAGAATTCTTCTTACGAAAAAGTAGTAAGCAACATACAGGAAGTAAAAGCACGTGGCGGCCACGTAATAGCTATTGTATCCGAAGGCGACACAGACGTAAAGGAAATGGCAGAATACGTGATTGAAATACCGCAAACCAGCGAAACGTTTGTGCCTTTACTGGCTACAATTCCGCTGCAGTTGCTTGCTTATCATATAGCAGTAATGCGCGGCTGTAACGTTGACCAGCCACGTAATCTCGCAAAATCGGTAACGGTAGAATAG
- a CDS encoding catalase, producing the protein MDTNKKKLTSASGIPYAENENSMTVGPRGPILLQDFILHEKMAHFNRERIPERVVHAKGSGAYGTFTVTHDISKYTRAKVFNTIGKQTKVFLRFSTVGGEKGSADTERDPRGFAVKFYTEDGNWDLVGNNTPVFFVKDPKKFGDFIHTQKRDPYTNCKSATMMWDFWSLNPESLHQVTILMSDRGTPYGYRHMDGFGSHTFSFINDKNERFWVKFHFKTQQGIKNFTDEDAGAMRGKNPDFAQHDLLTHIDNGDFPKWNLKVQVMPEEDARTYHINPFDLTKVWPHGDYPLIDVGVLELNENPDNYFAHVEQAAFAPAHVVDGVGFSPDKMLQGRILSYPDAHRYRLGGNYEQIPVNRCPYLVSNYQRDGLMAVNGNGGSAPNYFPNSFDEIEADQTYKEPAWDLRNQVADWYDRNAEGENDHYTQPGNLYRLMDEKAKQDLITNVVNSMSGIEGPKKDLITNRQLCHWFRADINLGMAIAKGLQLDLQETMKHMPTV; encoded by the coding sequence ATGGATACCAATAAGAAAAAACTCACCAGCGCATCAGGAATTCCTTATGCTGAGAACGAAAACTCCATGACCGTTGGGCCACGTGGGCCCATCTTGTTGCAGGATTTTATCCTCCACGAAAAAATGGCGCACTTTAACCGAGAACGCATACCAGAGCGTGTTGTACATGCGAAAGGTTCGGGCGCTTACGGTACGTTCACCGTCACGCATGATATATCTAAATACACCAGGGCTAAGGTTTTCAACACAATTGGCAAACAAACCAAAGTATTCCTGAGGTTTAGCACAGTAGGTGGGGAAAAGGGTTCAGCTGATACCGAACGTGATCCCCGTGGTTTTGCTGTGAAGTTTTACACAGAGGATGGCAACTGGGATCTCGTTGGCAATAATACACCCGTTTTTTTTGTAAAGGATCCCAAGAAGTTTGGTGACTTCATCCATACCCAAAAACGCGACCCTTACACCAATTGCAAAAGCGCAACAATGATGTGGGATTTCTGGTCCTTAAACCCGGAGAGCCTGCACCAGGTAACTATCCTGATGAGCGACCGCGGTACGCCGTATGGGTACCGCCACATGGATGGATTTGGCAGCCACACTTTTTCATTCATTAATGACAAAAACGAACGCTTTTGGGTGAAGTTTCATTTTAAAACCCAGCAGGGTATTAAAAACTTCACCGATGAAGATGCAGGCGCTATGCGCGGCAAAAACCCTGATTTTGCGCAGCACGACCTGCTTACACATATTGACAATGGCGACTTCCCAAAATGGAACCTGAAAGTGCAGGTAATGCCTGAAGAGGATGCACGTACATATCACATTAACCCGTTTGATCTTACTAAAGTATGGCCACATGGCGATTACCCGCTTATTGATGTGGGTGTATTGGAGTTGAATGAAAATCCAGATAATTACTTTGCACATGTAGAGCAGGCGGCTTTTGCGCCGGCACACGTAGTAGATGGCGTTGGTTTCTCACCCGACAAGATGTTGCAAGGACGCATTCTGTCTTATCCTGACGCTCATCGTTATCGTTTAGGTGGTAATTACGAGCAGATACCTGTAAACCGTTGTCCGTATTTGGTCAGCAATTACCAACGAGATGGACTAATGGCTGTAAACGGCAATGGCGGCTCGGCACCAAATTACTTCCCAAATAGCTTTGACGAAATAGAGGCTGATCAAACCTACAAAGAACCTGCTTGGGACCTGCGCAACCAGGTAGCAGACTGGTACGACCGCAATGCAGAGGGTGAGAATGATCATTACACACAGCCGGGCAACCTCTACCGCCTTATGGATGAGAAAGCCAAGCAAGACTTGATAACCAATGTAGTAAATTCCATGAGTGGCATAGAAGGGCCTAAAAAAGACCTGATTACTAATCGCCAACTTTGCCACTGGTTTAGGGCAGACATTAACCTGGGTATGGCTATTGCCAAGGGCCTGCAATTAGATTTGCAGGAAACCATGAAACATATGCCTACGGTTTAA
- a CDS encoding hydrogen peroxide-inducible genes activator yields the protein MTITQLEYIIAVDTYRSFVGAAEKCFVTQPTLSMQVQKLEETLGVKLFDRSKQPVVPTEIGAEIIAQARVLLAESEKIKEIISDRQKELSGELKVGIIPTVAPYILPKIIQSFIEKYPAVKLIVWEQTTEQIIQQLKLGTLDCGILSTPLHEGSLTEVPVFYENFVAYVSKNSKLSKKKHIVPEDIDMEEMWVLNEGHCMREQVLNICQRRKATKGYQHFEYNTGSVETLKRMVDMNNGATILPELALADMNEKQWDKVRYFKSPEPAREVSIVMHRNFLKRRMIEALKNEILNFVPKRLRTKKKKEIIDI from the coding sequence ATGACGATAACACAACTGGAGTATATAATAGCAGTAGACACTTACAGGAGCTTTGTTGGAGCGGCAGAAAAGTGCTTTGTTACGCAGCCAACCTTAAGTATGCAGGTACAAAAGCTTGAGGAAACACTTGGGGTTAAGTTGTTTGACCGAAGTAAGCAGCCGGTAGTACCTACAGAAATAGGAGCGGAGATAATAGCCCAGGCGCGCGTATTGTTAGCGGAAAGCGAGAAGATCAAAGAGATAATTAGTGACCGACAGAAGGAGCTATCCGGTGAATTGAAAGTTGGCATAATACCAACAGTAGCACCTTATATATTGCCTAAAATAATACAAAGCTTTATAGAGAAGTATCCTGCTGTGAAACTGATTGTATGGGAACAAACAACCGAGCAGATTATTCAGCAGCTTAAATTAGGAACGCTGGACTGTGGTATATTGTCTACCCCATTGCATGAGGGTTCGCTTACCGAAGTGCCGGTGTTTTATGAAAACTTCGTAGCGTACGTATCCAAAAACAGCAAGCTATCGAAGAAGAAGCACATTGTGCCCGAAGACATAGACATGGAAGAGATGTGGGTGCTCAACGAAGGACATTGTATGCGCGAGCAGGTATTAAACATCTGCCAGCGCCGAAAAGCTACCAAAGGTTATCAGCATTTTGAATATAACACAGGCAGCGTGGAAACATTAAAGCGCATGGTGGACATGAACAATGGGGCAACCATTTTGCCGGAACTAGCCCTTGCAGACATGAATGAAAAGCAATGGGACAAGGTTCGCTACTTCAAAAGTCCGGAACCTGCCCGTGAAGTGAGCATTGTAATGCACCGAAACTTTTTAAAACGGCGTATGATAGAGGCCTTAAAAAACGAGATACTCAACTTTGTACCCAAGCGCCTTCGTACTAAAAAGAAAAAGGAGATTATAGATATCTAG
- a CDS encoding HIT family protein: MTIFSKIVAGEIPAYKVAETDDFLAFLDISPLAEGHVLVIPKQEVDYIFDLDDVIYNELQIFAKIVATGLKKAVLCKKVGVAVIGLEVPHAHIHLIPMNRVDDMNFSRPKLSFPPEQLQATANKIRMAIQSATQED; the protein is encoded by the coding sequence ATGACCATCTTTTCTAAAATAGTTGCAGGCGAGATACCAGCCTATAAAGTTGCAGAGACGGATGACTTTCTCGCATTTTTGGATATCAGTCCGCTGGCAGAAGGCCATGTGCTGGTTATTCCAAAACAAGAAGTTGATTACATCTTCGATCTGGATGATGTGATCTATAATGAGTTGCAGATCTTTGCTAAAATAGTAGCTACCGGGCTTAAAAAAGCTGTCCTATGCAAAAAGGTTGGCGTAGCCGTCATTGGCCTGGAGGTACCTCACGCGCACATACACCTTATCCCAATGAACCGGGTAGATGATATGAACTTTTCACGACCCAAGCTTTCCTTTCCTCCGGAGCAGCTACAAGCCACTGCCAATAAGATACGGATGGCAATACAATCTGCCACGCAGGAAGATTAA
- the greA gene encoding transcription elongation factor GreA, which translates to MAEVSYFTKEGLEKLKEELQQLKTTGRANIAKAIAEARDKGDLSENAEYDAAKEAQGLHETKIALMQETLANARLLDESKLDTSKVLALSKVKIKNVKNGATMSYQLVSESEADLKAGKISVASPIAKGLLGKKVGERTEITVPAGKIEFEILEISR; encoded by the coding sequence ATGGCAGAGGTATCATACTTTACCAAAGAAGGTTTAGAGAAACTGAAAGAAGAATTACAACAATTAAAAACTACCGGCCGTGCTAACATTGCTAAAGCAATTGCCGAAGCACGGGATAAAGGCGACTTGTCTGAAAATGCCGAATATGATGCTGCGAAAGAAGCACAGGGCCTGCACGAAACTAAAATAGCTCTGATGCAGGAAACACTTGCCAACGCACGTTTACTTGATGAGTCTAAGCTTGACACATCAAAGGTACTGGCATTGTCGAAAGTAAAAATCAAGAACGTTAAGAACGGCGCTACCATGAGCTACCAGCTGGTGTCTGAAAGTGAAGCCGATCTGAAGGCGGGCAAAATATCCGTAGCGTCTCCTATTGCAAAAGGACTGCTAGGCAAAAAGGTTGGAGAGCGTACAGAAATTACTGTTCCAGCCGGTAAAATTGAATTTGAAATACTGGAAATAAGCAGGTAA
- a CDS encoding 2-hydroxyacid dehydrogenase, whose amino-acid sequence MKKSILIVDDIHPVFVEQAEALGYTCDYQPTIKADEAYGILNNYEGLVIRSKFQVDKRVIDLAPNLRFICRAGAGMDNIDEEYATANNITLINAPEGNSDAVGEHAIGLLLSLMNNINTSDAEVRAGSWRREPNRGHELKGKTVGLIGYGHMGQSFAKKLSGFGVSVIAYDKYKTGFSDRYVREVSMEEIVKHSDVLSLHVPLTAETNGLVNDEYFFHFKKPIFLINTSRGKVVKTTAVLNAIEEGKVLGAGLDVLEVEKFPALGEQPWFDELKQQGKVILTPHVAGWTFDSYRKISEVMARKLKDMQV is encoded by the coding sequence TTGAAAAAGAGCATACTTATAGTAGACGATATCCATCCCGTATTTGTAGAACAAGCAGAAGCTTTAGGATACACCTGCGACTACCAGCCCACCATAAAAGCAGATGAAGCTTATGGTATACTTAACAATTATGAGGGCCTGGTGATCCGATCGAAGTTCCAGGTAGATAAAAGGGTGATTGACCTTGCGCCTAACCTGCGCTTTATCTGCCGCGCCGGAGCTGGCATGGACAATATTGATGAGGAATATGCAACAGCCAATAACATTACCTTAATAAATGCACCAGAAGGAAACTCCGACGCAGTAGGTGAACATGCCATAGGCTTGTTGCTGTCGCTGATGAACAACATAAACACCTCAGATGCCGAAGTACGTGCCGGATCGTGGCGCCGTGAACCTAACCGTGGTCATGAACTTAAAGGTAAGACCGTAGGTTTAATTGGCTATGGCCACATGGGGCAAAGTTTTGCTAAAAAACTATCCGGCTTTGGTGTAAGTGTTATTGCCTACGATAAATACAAAACCGGCTTTAGCGACAGGTATGTGCGCGAAGTAAGCATGGAAGAAATTGTTAAACATAGTGATGTGTTAAGCCTCCATGTGCCGCTTACTGCCGAAACCAACGGCCTGGTGAACGATGAATACTTCTTTCACTTTAAAAAGCCTATATTCTTGATTAATACTTCCCGCGGAAAGGTGGTAAAAACCACAGCTGTGCTGAACGCTATCGAAGAGGGTAAGGTACTTGGCGCCGGCTTGGATGTTTTAGAAGTAGAGAAGTTTCCTGCTCTTGGAGAGCAGCCCTGGTTTGACGAACTGAAGCAACAAGGTAAAGTAATACTTACCCCTCATGTAGCAGGATGGACGTTTGATAGTTACCGCAAGATCAGCGAAGTTATGGCACGCAAACTAAAAGACATGCAAGTTTGA
- the rsmA gene encoding 16S rRNA (adenine(1518)-N(6)/adenine(1519)-N(6))-dimethyltransferase RsmA, with protein MTLVRAKKHLGQHFLTDKNIAQKTVDSLRPEGRYTQVLEVGPGMGILSDFLLQKPEMEVFLIDIDTESYEFLRKKYPQLGNRLINADFLELNFKSLFQDKMAVAGNFPYNISSQILFKILDNRQQVAEVVGMFQKEVAERCAAKPGSKEYGILSVFLQAYYKVEYLFTVKAGVFNPPPKVLSAVIRLTRNETEALGCDEKLFWQVVKAGFNQRRKTLRNALSSLINKEKMTENATLDLRAERLSVADFVKLTNEIEAARQD; from the coding sequence ATGACACTAGTAAGGGCAAAGAAACATTTAGGGCAGCACTTCCTGACCGACAAGAACATTGCCCAAAAAACCGTAGACAGCTTACGCCCGGAAGGCAGGTACACCCAGGTACTTGAAGTTGGCCCGGGCATGGGCATCCTCTCTGACTTCCTACTGCAAAAACCGGAGATGGAGGTGTTTTTGATTGATATAGATACAGAGTCTTACGAATTCCTTCGAAAAAAATACCCTCAGCTTGGCAACAGGCTAATCAATGCAGATTTCCTGGAGCTAAATTTTAAAAGCCTCTTTCAGGATAAGATGGCGGTAGCAGGCAATTTTCCTTATAACATATCGTCACAAATTCTTTTCAAAATATTAGATAACCGGCAGCAAGTTGCAGAGGTTGTAGGCATGTTTCAAAAGGAAGTGGCCGAACGTTGCGCAGCCAAACCGGGCAGCAAAGAATATGGTATTCTTAGTGTATTTCTACAGGCGTACTACAAGGTAGAATATCTATTCACTGTTAAAGCCGGCGTTTTCAACCCGCCGCCCAAAGTACTGTCGGCAGTTATCCGGCTCACAAGAAACGAAACGGAAGCACTTGGCTGTGATGAAAAGCTGTTTTGGCAAGTGGTTAAGGCCGGATTCAACCAACGGCGTAAAACTTTGCGAAACGCGTTATCATCTCTTATAAATAAAGAGAAAATGACAGAAAACGCTACTCTGGACCTCAGAGCTGAACGCCTGAGCGTTGCTGATTTTGTTAAACTCACTAACGAGATAGAAGCGGCTCGGCAAGATTAA
- the pdxA gene encoding 4-hydroxythreonine-4-phosphate dehydrogenase PdxA, which yields MSDRPKIGISIGDVNGIGLEIIIKTLSDNKIYDYCTPIVYGHTKVASFHRRITHVNELNFNVINEAAKAQFKRANMINCWEEDVRIEPGVVTADGGKYALLSLQKATDDLLAGNIDGLVTAPINKDNIQSAEFNFPGHTEYLQQRDNAPESLMFLVSDTLRVGVVTGHIPVAKVAQSITAEKIVAKLKLMNASLKNDFWVRKPKIAVLGLNPHAGDNGLIGSEEKDIIIPAIEEARTHDILAFGAYSADGFFANGTYMQFDAVLAMYHDQGLIPFKQIAFETGVNYTAGLSFVRTSPDHGTAYDIAGKNQASEVSFREALFAAIHVIKHRRETVELNQNPLLFSKLSRDRD from the coding sequence ATGAGCGATAGACCTAAAATTGGGATCAGTATAGGCGATGTAAACGGCATCGGGCTGGAGATCATCATAAAAACACTCTCTGACAATAAGATTTATGATTATTGTACACCAATAGTATACGGCCACACCAAAGTAGCATCATTTCACCGCAGGATAACGCATGTAAACGAACTAAACTTTAATGTAATTAATGAGGCAGCGAAGGCCCAGTTCAAGCGTGCTAATATGATTAATTGTTGGGAAGAAGATGTACGTATCGAGCCCGGAGTGGTAACTGCAGATGGCGGCAAGTACGCTTTACTATCCCTGCAAAAAGCCACAGACGATTTGCTGGCCGGTAATATAGATGGGCTAGTAACTGCCCCGATTAATAAAGATAATATCCAAAGCGCAGAGTTTAACTTTCCTGGTCATACAGAATATTTACAACAGCGGGATAATGCGCCTGAATCATTGATGTTTTTAGTTAGCGATACCCTGCGTGTGGGTGTGGTTACCGGTCATATACCCGTTGCTAAAGTTGCCCAAAGTATTACGGCCGAAAAAATTGTAGCTAAGTTAAAACTCATGAACGCCAGCTTGAAGAACGATTTTTGGGTGCGTAAACCCAAAATTGCTGTGCTTGGTCTTAATCCGCATGCCGGCGATAATGGTTTAATTGGCAGTGAGGAAAAGGACATTATCATTCCAGCAATTGAAGAAGCGCGAACTCACGACATCCTGGCGTTTGGCGCTTACTCGGCAGACGGTTTTTTTGCTAACGGAACTTACATGCAGTTTGATGCTGTGTTGGCCATGTACCACGATCAGGGTTTGATACCTTTTAAACAAATCGCGTTCGAGACAGGGGTAAATTACACGGCCGGTTTAAGTTTCGTACGGACCTCGCCCGACCATGGTACAGCATATGACATCGCCGGCAAAAACCAGGCATCAGAGGTGTCCTTCCGCGAAGCTTTATTTGCAGCAATACACGTGATTAAGCACCGCCGTGAAACAGTTGAGCTTAATCAGAACCCGCTTCTATTCAGTAAACTAAGCCGTGATCGCGATTAA
- a CDS encoding DUF5009 domain-containing protein: MTKLVDRIRSIDAFRAVTMFLMIFVNDLDGIPGTPEWLKHAGINDDALGLADTIFPAFLFIVGLSIPYAFENRIRKDDAKIPLRILTRTFALVFIGFFHANMETYDEANAVLPRPVWDSLATFSFFFIFIDYSKSTSLIKRYISQGLGIALLIAVCAVYKSNDPGHPWLHLTWWGILGLIGWAYGVCAFIYYYSNGVLWVQAAAWLFFMFFNIDVHFGLLNFLAPVQKYVWLSGNGAMQAFTMAGIFVSVLYIRLNKTGELKLLWVGMFLISVILFNLGFIVRYFSGGISKLRDTPSWTLICTGISLVIYAVFVLIVDVGKKYNLFKIIEPAGTSTFTCYLLPFLFYPLYQMTDFNYPQYMDQGTGGLIRSLLFAFVVVQLAGLLERVNVKLKI, from the coding sequence ATGACGAAGTTAGTTGACCGTATCAGGTCGATCGATGCATTTCGTGCGGTCACCATGTTCCTGATGATTTTTGTGAATGACCTTGACGGGATACCTGGTACACCCGAATGGTTAAAACATGCAGGAATTAACGATGATGCATTGGGTTTAGCCGATACCATTTTTCCCGCTTTTCTGTTTATTGTAGGTTTATCAATACCTTACGCTTTTGAAAACCGTATAAGGAAAGATGATGCTAAAATACCCCTTCGTATACTAACCCGGACGTTTGCACTGGTATTTATAGGGTTCTTTCACGCCAACATGGAAACCTATGACGAAGCAAACGCGGTGCTTCCAAGGCCGGTTTGGGACAGCCTGGCAACCTTCAGCTTCTTCTTCATTTTTATAGACTATAGCAAAAGCACATCACTTATTAAGCGCTATATAAGCCAGGGTTTAGGTATCGCTTTGCTGATAGCAGTTTGTGCTGTATACAAAAGTAATGACCCCGGACACCCCTGGTTGCACCTTACCTGGTGGGGTATTTTAGGGCTCATTGGCTGGGCATATGGCGTATGCGCTTTTATTTATTACTATTCTAACGGAGTGTTGTGGGTGCAGGCAGCGGCATGGCTTTTCTTTATGTTTTTTAATATTGATGTGCACTTTGGGTTGCTTAACTTTTTAGCACCAGTGCAAAAGTATGTATGGCTATCTGGCAACGGCGCAATGCAGGCTTTTACCATGGCGGGTATTTTCGTGTCAGTGCTGTACATCAGGCTCAACAAAACCGGAGAACTTAAATTGCTTTGGGTGGGAATGTTTCTTATCTCTGTTATTTTATTCAATCTCGGTTTTATAGTAAGGTACTTCAGCGGAGGTATTTCCAAGCTTAGGGATACACCGTCATGGACATTAATATGCACAGGTATAAGCCTGGTGATATATGCTGTATTTGTTTTAATAGTTGATGTTGGAAAAAAGTATAATCTTTTTAAAATAATTGAACCAGCCGGAACAAGTACTTTCACATGTTACTTGCTTCCGTTTCTGTTTTATCCACTCTACCAAATGACGGATTTTAACTATCCACAGTATATGGATCAAGGCACTGGCGGCCTAATTCGGTCGCTGTTGTTTGCCTTTGTGGTAGTGCAATTGGCAGGCTTGCTCGAGAGGGTAAACGTTAAGCTTAAAATTTAA
- a CDS encoding YceD family protein, which produces MKSLKTYAIPFTGLKLGKHVFEYDVKDDFFQEFEYSLVKKADLKCVVELEKQETMIILDFDIEGTIGVTCDKCLSDFPQPLKVQEQQIARFSDEEVAEDDEIITLGKNDHEINVASLIYEYVTVAVPFINTCGDEGNTPYCDKDMLDKLAKLSANDEQTEQADPRWEALKNLNN; this is translated from the coding sequence TTGAAATCGCTAAAGACATATGCAATTCCTTTTACCGGCCTTAAGCTGGGTAAGCATGTTTTTGAATATGACGTCAAGGATGATTTTTTCCAGGAGTTTGAATATTCGCTGGTAAAAAAAGCTGATCTGAAGTGCGTGGTTGAACTGGAAAAGCAGGAAACCATGATTATACTGGATTTTGACATTGAGGGGACTATAGGTGTTACTTGCGACAAGTGCCTTTCTGACTTTCCGCAGCCGCTGAAAGTTCAGGAGCAGCAGATAGCCCGGTTTTCTGATGAAGAAGTTGCTGAGGATGACGAGATAATTACGCTTGGCAAAAATGATCATGAGATTAACGTTGCCAGCTTGATATATGAATATGTAACCGTTGCGGTGCCGTTTATTAATACTTGCGGCGATGAAGGCAACACACCATATTGTGATAAAGATATGCTTGATAAGCTTGCAAAGCTGTCGGCAAATGACGAACAAACAGAGCAGGCCGACCCGAGATGGGAAGCGCTCAAAAATTTAAATAACTAA
- the rpmF gene encoding 50S ribosomal protein L32, translating to MPHPKRKFSKSRRDKRRTHYKADAPSLTTCQTTGAVHLPHRAYTVDGNVYFNGKILIEKAVAV from the coding sequence ATGCCACATCCAAAAAGGAAATTCTCCAAATCAAGAAGAGATAAACGCAGAACGCATTACAAAGCTGACGCACCTTCTTTAACTACCTGCCAAACTACCGGCGCTGTACACTTGCCTCATCGTGCTTATACTGTTGATGGTAACGTTTACTTCAACGGAAAAATTCTTATCGAGAAAGCAGTAGCAGTTTAA